A window of Trichoderma atroviride chromosome 3, complete sequence contains these coding sequences:
- a CDS encoding uncharacterized protein (EggNog:ENOG41) — protein MPQRRWTQLDQSNGPRMHVMEVLWRRICGYRTFNLNIVYPPFLKKIPSPATRGTTPFKPVSSSSASSPPQDHRKSAFFAFIQTLTNACTGIDRSRPYSSIPSEEWLTSAAAYLVRYAISSPLSTPSPSQTFPLSASSSRSISSPASSTTTMSSFYERANSMSSSPSSPSSSRKPIPVHAAIHDLSLTGDPFKWSHEAVLVTRYRRFAVTRRGYFVLGPDALQTGDVVVVLRGGKVPFLLRKVSVGGDGEERWVLVGECYVHGLMDGEGWDVEGAEEEVFAVQ, from the coding sequence ATGCCTCAACGACGATGGACGCAACTCGACCAGAGCAACGGTCCTCGCATGCACGTCATGGAGGTTCTATGGAGGCGCATCTGCGGCTACCGGACATTCAACCTCAACATCGTATACCCCCCTTTCCTCAAGAAAATCCCCTCCCCAGCAACAAGAGGAACGACACCTTTCAAACCCgtatcttcatcttccgcatcttctcctccacaAGATCATCGCAAAtccgccttcttcgccttcatccAGACCCTCACCAACGCCTGCACGGGCATCGACCGCTCGCGCCCCTATTCCTCCATCCCCTCCGAAGAATGGCTCACCAGCGCAGCAGCCTACCTCGTCCGCTACGcaatttcttctcctttatctacgccatcgccatcccaGACATTCCCTCTATCCGCATCCTCATCCAGATCCATCAGCAGCCCCGCCAGCAGCACAACCACAATGTCGTCCTTTTACGAGCGCGCAAACTCCATGTCCTCCTCCCcttcctccccctcctcctcccgcaAACCCATCCCCGTCCACGCCGCCATCCACGACCTCTCCCTCACCGGCGACCCCTTCAAATGGAGCCACGAGGCCGTGCTGGTTACTCGCTACCGCCGCTTCGCAGTCACCCGCAGGGGATACTTTGTGCTTGGACCCGATGCGCTGCAGACTGGCGACGTCGTGGTTGTGCTGCGCGGCGGCAAGGTCCCCTTTCTGCTGAGGAAGGTTAGcgttggtggtgatggtgaagaGAGGTGGGTGCTTGTTGGAGAGTGTTATGTGCATGGGCTGATGGATGGGGAGGGGTGGGATGTTGAAggggcggaggaggaggtgtTTGCGGTGCAATAA